Proteins encoded within one genomic window of Spirochaeta isovalerica:
- a CDS encoding tetratricopeptide repeat protein: MNKKTIIIIGAAILAIALGIGSFFIFRGEGNVKPDRRANTITLAEEYYNHGEFQQAMDLLNGLLIEDSTDQEARTLLNEIIEAKKNYEEEKAREEQEALAAQQEGLKESLDTLGDSLQNQGGSSNTSTEAMNALLAREEERAKEEKLQKEVDALLNAARNALDDKDFDSAESLVKQALNLKPDSGTARALQVEIDRKRKEAESEAERLAREEKEKKINSLLSDARRALDRKDWSGARNMAEQVLEMDPGNGEAYAIIGDSYYNENPDSAANRNRAQSEYEKAIADNPDDWQSRFKLGQIYAAEGDLNRAIEEMQKAADLNGQNGSLYYELGKNQYRAGLFRNALASFKSCELLDPKVEGNYFALGLTEKKLSMNSNALNAFIESSRLRPTHAPSFWEAGKLYFSSGKTSDALKTLKMAVELEPNDARYRKSLALAQFSASDFDGAEINYEKAAELEPDNGENYHNLALVQMMKADYSTAIVSASKAIKLDSSNARYYFTMGEINEALAMKDSAVQMYKQSINLDSGYIKPYINLALILDESGNYNEALNYMKEAEKIDSESFVVWNNLGSIYLHIEDYDNCIKYYRKAAAVKPGDTDVLFNLSIAYIETKKNTEAIAHLKSIIAIDRTYWDAYYRLAHVQFSSGDKEGASATVKSLLSANPDYEKADELKALIGQ, encoded by the coding sequence ATGAATAAAAAAACTATCATTATCATAGGTGCGGCGATCCTTGCCATTGCATTGGGGATCGGAAGTTTCTTCATCTTCAGAGGCGAGGGAAACGTTAAGCCGGACAGAAGAGCGAACACGATTACGCTGGCAGAAGAGTATTACAATCACGGAGAGTTTCAGCAGGCCATGGACCTTCTCAACGGGCTGCTGATTGAAGACAGCACCGATCAGGAAGCCAGGACTTTACTCAATGAGATAATTGAAGCAAAAAAGAATTATGAAGAAGAGAAAGCCCGCGAAGAGCAGGAAGCGCTCGCGGCTCAGCAGGAAGGTTTGAAAGAAAGTCTCGATACATTGGGAGACTCGCTCCAGAATCAGGGAGGAAGCAGCAACACCAGTACGGAAGCCATGAATGCTCTTCTGGCCAGAGAAGAGGAAAGGGCTAAGGAAGAGAAACTCCAGAAAGAAGTGGATGCGCTTCTCAATGCGGCGCGAAATGCTCTTGATGACAAAGATTTCGATTCAGCTGAATCGCTGGTCAAGCAAGCTCTTAACCTCAAGCCCGATTCAGGAACCGCCAGGGCTCTTCAGGTTGAAATAGACCGGAAGAGAAAAGAAGCTGAATCTGAAGCCGAACGGTTAGCCAGGGAAGAAAAGGAAAAGAAAATCAACAGTCTTTTAAGTGATGCCAGAAGGGCTCTTGACCGCAAAGACTGGTCCGGTGCGCGGAATATGGCCGAACAGGTTCTGGAGATGGATCCGGGAAACGGCGAGGCATATGCGATTATCGGAGATTCATATTACAATGAAAATCCCGATAGCGCGGCTAACAGGAACAGGGCCCAGAGCGAATATGAAAAAGCCATTGCTGATAATCCCGACGACTGGCAGTCCCGGTTCAAGCTCGGGCAGATCTATGCGGCAGAAGGCGATCTCAATCGTGCGATCGAAGAGATGCAGAAAGCCGCAGACCTCAACGGTCAGAATGGTTCTCTGTATTATGAGCTCGGAAAAAACCAGTACAGAGCGGGACTGTTCCGCAATGCTCTGGCATCGTTTAAAAGCTGCGAATTACTCGATCCCAAAGTTGAGGGAAACTATTTTGCTCTCGGGCTGACGGAAAAGAAACTCTCCATGAATTCCAATGCTCTCAATGCCTTTATCGAGAGTTCCAGATTAAGGCCGACCCATGCCCCTTCATTCTGGGAAGCGGGAAAACTGTATTTTAGTTCCGGTAAGACTTCCGATGCCTTGAAAACACTGAAAATGGCGGTAGAACTGGAACCGAATGACGCCCGTTATCGTAAAAGTCTTGCTCTGGCCCAGTTTTCCGCCTCTGATTTTGACGGGGCTGAAATCAATTATGAAAAGGCGGCAGAGCTCGAACCGGATAATGGAGAAAACTACCACAACCTTGCGCTGGTTCAGATGATGAAAGCCGATTATTCGACAGCGATTGTCAGCGCTTCGAAAGCTATTAAACTGGATTCTTCCAACGCGCGGTATTATTTTACCATGGGTGAGATAAACGAAGCACTCGCAATGAAAGACTCGGCCGTTCAGATGTATAAGCAGTCAATAAATCTCGATAGCGGCTATATTAAGCCCTATATCAATCTGGCTTTGATACTGGATGAATCGGGAAATTACAACGAAGCATTGAATTACATGAAAGAAGCGGAAAAAATCGATTCCGAGTCCTTTGTCGTCTGGAATAATCTGGGCTCGATTTATCTTCATATCGAAGATTATGATAACTGCATCAAGTACTACCGCAAAGCAGCCGCGGTCAAGCCCGGCGATACGGATGTTCTCTTTAATCTCTCAATCGCCTATATTGAAACGAAAAAGAACACTGAAGCGATAGCGCACCTCAAAAGCATTATCGCGATTGACCGGACTTATTGGGATGCCTATTACAGACTGGCTCATGTCCAGTTTTCATCGGGTGATAAAGAAGGGGCCTCGGCAACAGTTAAAAGTCTTTTGTCAGCCAATCCCGATTATGAAAAAGCCGATGAACTGAAAGCGCTCATCGGCCAGTAG
- a CDS encoding tetratricopeptide repeat protein — translation MKKQIAFLILLVAVSSGFAGTFEEGKEFFMNDQPAEAAVYFEKALSEEPSNENVYMYLGMSYIQNGLAEKAVSIFTKGAELKGPQEGRFYLNAGNAYYSINRMEDALYMYDKVIEENLPEKSRAMLNRANIYMKQEDYSGAVGLYKEYLDADPRSEQKEKILQLIALIETKMAQEAAEAERLAAEAERLRLEEEKRQADAAAEAERLRLAEEQRKAEEAARQQALMNEILNSLSNIGEETQNIAAESETIIQEDEESDIDD, via the coding sequence ATGAAAAAACAAATCGCTTTTCTTATCCTTCTCGTTGCCGTTTCTTCGGGGTTCGCCGGAACATTTGAAGAGGGCAAAGAGTTCTTTATGAACGATCAGCCCGCAGAAGCGGCAGTCTATTTCGAAAAAGCGCTTTCCGAAGAGCCATCCAATGAGAATGTGTATATGTATCTTGGAATGTCATATATCCAGAATGGCCTGGCGGAAAAGGCTGTAAGCATATTCACGAAGGGAGCGGAGTTGAAAGGCCCTCAGGAAGGGCGCTTTTATCTCAATGCCGGCAACGCATACTATTCCATCAATAGAATGGAAGATGCTTTGTATATGTACGACAAAGTCATCGAGGAAAATCTTCCGGAAAAAAGCCGGGCCATGCTGAACCGCGCTAATATTTATATGAAGCAGGAAGATTATTCCGGAGCGGTGGGTCTCTATAAAGAATATCTCGATGCCGATCCCCGATCGGAACAGAAGGAAAAAATTCTTCAGCTGATCGCTCTGATTGAAACAAAAATGGCCCAGGAAGCGGCTGAAGCGGAAAGGCTGGCCGCCGAAGCTGAACGGCTCAGGCTGGAAGAAGAAAAACGCCAGGCTGATGCCGCAGCTGAAGCGGAACGGCTGAGACTGGCAGAAGAGCAGAGGAAAGCCGAAGAAGCGGCCCGGCAGCAGGCGCTCATGAACGAAATCCTCAATTCTCTGAGCAATATCGGAGAAGAAACTCAGAATATTGCGGCAGAAAGCGAGACCATCATCCAGGAGGATGAAGAATCGGATATCGACGATTAA
- a CDS encoding DUF1456 family protein, which yields MGLSNNDVLKKLRYAMNLKDEQMKHIFELGGGNASLNEVAAYLTKEENPSYRECTDKNLEYFLDGLITFRRGEKDTGHKTGRVLMPKE from the coding sequence ATGGGATTGAGCAATAATGATGTACTGAAAAAGCTTCGGTATGCCATGAATCTGAAAGATGAACAAATGAAGCACATTTTTGAACTGGGCGGAGGAAATGCATCGCTCAACGAAGTGGCTGCTTATCTTACGAAAGAGGAGAATCCTTCATACAGAGAATGCACTGATAAAAATCTGGAGTATTTTCTCGACGGGCTTATTACCTTCCGGAGAGGAGAAAAGGACACGGGGCACAAAACCGGCCGTGTCCTTATGCCGAAAGAATAG
- the mutL gene encoding DNA mismatch repair endonuclease MutL: MNGRDTRQSRSVKMLRDSVARKIAAGEVIDRPNSVVRELLDNSIDAGSTEISLYLENGGISRIRVVDNGCGMSEEDLRLCYLPHATSKIETEDDLLSINSLGFRGEALSSISTCTRMEVVSRREEDDTAHRLIVHGGREIALEDWRGSRGTIIDASELFYSIPARKKFLKRSSAETTMCQKTFLEKALPFPEISFKLYTDNNLKLFLPASTRKERILAAWKGTFNPSLLHELESEDEGFKISIIAGRPEQNRKDRRYIQIFANNRRIDEYAFIQAVQYGFDDALPGGVFPVCFVFIEVEPHLVDFNIHPAKREARFRNQPAIHHKIVQMIKDFLAEYTFRFRTEEKEAQQHTFPSREMEHPSFAPPAAKKTSWNEWRGAAASGSNFYGKANTSFQGMPATHYSDSYEPVQSVRETMNRITPLVDKVPEQSDDFEGLRYMGQIMDLFLLAEYDNRLFIVDQHAAHERILFEVFKKKASAVQELLIPVEFETDEAEEINLEKNKDKYRDLGISVNRLQQGLWQMTSIPKSALDMEGDLVEFLKTQQGSIGELEKELYATMSCRAAVKDGDPVDALSALELIKGAFRLESARCPHGRPIWFELSKDELFELVGRVI, from the coding sequence ATGAATGGTAGAGATACGAGACAATCCCGAAGCGTTAAAATGCTTCGGGATTCTGTCGCGAGAAAAATAGCGGCCGGCGAGGTAATCGACCGGCCTAATTCTGTTGTCCGGGAACTTCTGGACAATTCGATCGATGCGGGAAGTACGGAAATTTCCCTTTATCTGGAGAATGGCGGAATCAGCCGGATCCGCGTTGTAGACAACGGATGCGGAATGTCCGAAGAGGATCTCCGATTGTGCTACCTCCCCCACGCCACCAGTAAAATCGAAACCGAAGACGACCTTCTTTCCATAAACAGTCTGGGATTCAGAGGCGAAGCTTTATCCAGCATCTCGACATGTACAAGAATGGAAGTGGTAAGCCGCCGGGAAGAAGACGATACGGCCCACAGGCTTATTGTTCACGGCGGCCGGGAAATCGCTCTGGAGGATTGGCGGGGAAGCCGGGGAACCATAATCGATGCTTCGGAGTTGTTTTACTCCATTCCCGCAAGAAAAAAATTCCTCAAGCGTTCCTCGGCCGAAACAACCATGTGCCAGAAAACCTTTCTGGAAAAAGCCCTTCCCTTTCCGGAAATAAGCTTCAAGCTCTATACGGATAATAACCTGAAACTTTTTCTTCCCGCTTCGACCCGGAAAGAGCGGATACTGGCCGCATGGAAAGGCACTTTCAATCCTTCGCTGCTTCACGAACTGGAAAGCGAAGATGAGGGTTTTAAAATCTCGATAATCGCGGGAAGACCGGAGCAGAACCGGAAAGACCGCAGGTATATTCAGATCTTCGCCAATAATCGCAGAATAGATGAATATGCTTTTATCCAGGCCGTCCAATACGGTTTTGACGATGCTCTTCCCGGAGGGGTCTTCCCCGTATGCTTTGTTTTTATCGAAGTGGAACCGCACCTTGTAGATTTCAACATACATCCGGCCAAACGGGAGGCGCGATTCAGAAATCAGCCGGCAATCCATCACAAGATAGTACAGATGATAAAAGACTTCCTTGCTGAATACACCTTCCGTTTCCGTACAGAAGAGAAAGAAGCTCAGCAGCACACCTTTCCATCCCGGGAAATGGAGCATCCTTCTTTTGCACCTCCGGCCGCAAAGAAAACATCCTGGAATGAGTGGCGCGGTGCTGCGGCTTCGGGCAGTAACTTCTACGGAAAAGCGAATACATCTTTTCAGGGAATGCCGGCAACCCATTACAGTGACAGCTATGAACCAGTTCAATCTGTAAGGGAAACGATGAACCGCATAACTCCCCTTGTTGATAAAGTTCCTGAACAGTCCGATGATTTTGAGGGATTGCGCTATATGGGACAGATTATGGATCTGTTTCTTCTGGCGGAATATGACAACAGATTATTTATAGTGGATCAGCACGCTGCGCACGAAAGAATCCTGTTCGAAGTCTTCAAGAAAAAAGCTTCTGCGGTTCAGGAACTCCTGATACCTGTTGAATTCGAGACAGATGAAGCCGAAGAGATCAATCTGGAAAAAAACAAAGATAAATACAGAGATCTGGGAATATCTGTCAATCGCCTGCAACAGGGATTGTGGCAGATGACCTCCATACCGAAATCAGCCCTTGATATGGAAGGTGATCTTGTGGAATTCCTGAAAACACAACAGGGTTCTATTGGGGAACTGGAAAAAGAGCTCTACGCCACCATGTCCTGTCGAGCGGCGGTGAAAGACGGAGATCCGGTTGATGCTTTATCGGCATTGGAGTTGATTAAGGGAGCTTTCAGGCTTGAAAGTGCCCGCTGTCCTCATGGCAGACCCATATGGTTTGAATTATCAAAAGATGAATTGTTCGAACTGGTCGGCAGAGTGATATAG